The Horticoccus luteus DNA window CACCGTGAACGTCCGCCGCGCGAGCAGCGTCGCGTTGTCGCGCGGGTTCGCGCCGCGCATCACTTTGCCATCGACGAGCGCCGCGACCGACCACCGCTCGCTCTCCTCGCTGTCGCTCGCCGTCACCGTTGCGCCCGCCGCGATATTGACGCCGCCCGCGAGCACCGCGATCTGGCTCAGCCGCAGATAGAACCCGTGCCCGTCGCCATGCAGTTTCGTCACCGTGAGCCGCACGTAACGCACCGTGGTCGACGGCACGGGACGTACCGCGCACACGTGATAGTTCCACGGAAAGTCCTCGGCCGTTTGGTCCACCAGCGTCACCACTTCGCGGAAATCCGCCTGCGTCGCTCCTTCGATTTTGAAGCGCTGCGGAAATCCCAACCACTCCACGTCGCCGTAACGCACACCATAGAGATGCACTTCGTCGATCGTCCGCTCGGCGCCCAGGTCGAGCGTGATCCATTTCGTCGTCTCCGCGGTCGCCGCCGGTTCGGAACGATAGCCCCATTGCGGCCGCACCCACTTCAGCAGCTCGGCGTCCGTGATCCATTTCGCCTGCCAGTCCGCCGGCGTCAGCACGCCCATCGTCCACGTCGCAATCTCGCTCCACGCCGATTCGCCGCCCGTCTCGTCCCACACGCGCACGCGCCAGAAAATCTCCTCACTGGAACGCAGCGGCCGGCCGCCATACCGCAGGAACGTCTGCTGGTCCGACGCCACGCGTCCGCTGTCCCAAGCGTCGACGTTGCCGTCGGCCAGCGCGGCCCGCGCCGTCGCCGCCTGCACCTGATACGCCGTCTGGCGCCGCCCGCGACCTTCGCCGCGCAGCTTCCAACTCAAGCGCGGCGGCGCCGCATCCACGCCCAACGGCGACGCTTCGCCATCGCAACGCAGATCGTAACACGTCAACGGTTGGACTGCACGGTGGAGAGACGCAGGGGCGGAGACGCTCGGAGAGCTCATGGGTGGGAAAACGCGCGCCACCGCACGCGAAACGCGCCACCGGTGCAAGCGCCATGCGCGTGCACCGGTGGCACTTTTTTAAGCCGCCGACACCGCTTCCTGCTTCGCCGGCGCCACCCGCGTCAGGCGCAGGCGCCGCGTGCCGCCGGGCATTTCCCAGGCGATTTCCGCGCCCTCGGCGTAACCGAGCAGCGCGGTGCCCAGCGGTGCGAGCACCGAGAGGCGGCCGCGGGTCGGATCGGCGCGTTCGGGCAGCGTCAACGTGTAGTGGTCAACTTCGTTGGTATCGAGATCGAGCACCGCCACGCTCGACTCCAGGCCGACCACGTTGGGCGGCAGAGTCGGCACGATGGTGGCGCGATCCAGTTCAGACCGCAGGCGGGCGAGGGTCTTCGCCGTGCGTGCGTCGGAGGCCGTCACGCCGGAAAGGCGCAGCCGGAGGTTTTCGCAGTCGTTGGCCGAGATGTAGATAATGGGTTCGTTCATAGAGAAACCAGGGTTGAGGGTTGGGGTAAACGAGCCGCCGCCGGTCGGACGGCGACCCGGGTGAGAAAATCGAGGTCTTCGGTCGAGAGCGTGAAATCCGTCGCGGCCAGCAACTCGCGGAGTTGCGGCGCGCTCGCCACGCCTACGACCGGCGCCGTGACGGCGCGTTGCGCGAGCACCCAGGCGAGCGCCACGCGCGGCAGACTCACGTCGTGCCGCGCCGCCACTTCCGCCAAGGCCGCGCGCACCGAGGTGAGCGCTGTCGCGCCGTCTTCGAGCGGGGCCCTCCGCCCGCGCCAGCCCGAGAAAGCCTCATCGCGATCCACCTCCGCCAGCAAACCGCCGCCGAGCGGGGAGCGCGCGAGAAAGCCCAGACGATACG harbors:
- a CDS encoding GreA/GreB family elongation factor, which produces MNEPIIYISANDCENLRLRLSGVTASDARTAKTLARLRSELDRATIVPTLPPNVVGLESSVAVLDLDTNEVDHYTLTLPERADPTRGRLSVLAPLGTALLGYAEGAEIAWEMPGGTRRLRLTRVAPAKQEAVSAA